Genomic window (Raphanus sativus cultivar WK10039 unplaced genomic scaffold, ASM80110v3 Scaffold2691, whole genome shotgun sequence):
CAGGAGTTTGGTTTTAACAACAACGGGTTTCCCCATCGTGAGAGTTCCTGTCTTGTCAAATACAATGCAATTTACCTACACATTCATTCGATCTGTTAGGTTTCAtcatctgaaaaaaaatcaaaatggtACAGaacaatcatatataatataataagttACAATGCAAGAGGCTCAACCTTGTGTGCTCTTTCTAGAGCTTGACCACCCTTTATCAGCACACCTTGGGATGCACCAACCCCAGTTCCAACCATAACAGCGGTTGGAGTAGCCAGCCCAAGAGCACATGGACAAGCTATGACCATGACAGAGATTCCAAACTGAAGAGCTAGCTCAAAGCTATCCATTGAAGAAGGTATCCATGATTCAGGGTACCAATGCAGTTTTCCAGCTAAGAACCAGGCAAGCCAAGTTGAGAACGATAGGAAAATTACCTGCAATATTATAATTCGTAAGTTTAAGAAGTAGTTGTGCCTTTAAAAGACTAAACTTGAATTTCAACCGACAAGAATACTACTCACCAGAGGAACAAAGAACTTGGATATCCGATCAGCCAACTTCTGAACTGGAGCTTTGGCTAGCTGGGCGGATTCAACAAGTCGAACAATCTGTGCAAGAGCACTCTCTGAACCAACCCTTGTCACCTTAATATGCAGAACACCGTTCTCGTTCAGTGTGCCTCCTATAACAGTATCACCCTTTCTCTTTGCCACTGGCCTTGCCTCTCCAGTTATCATACTTTCATTCACATGACTTTGTCCCCATATAACATAACCATCGGAAGCTACTTTAGCACCAGGAACGATCTTGATCACGTCGTTCTTCTGTATCAATCGGCCATCAATCTCTTCTTCACCAGTCACATTCCCTTCCTCGTCCACAGTCAACAATATCGCAGTGTCTGGTGCCAAGTTCATAAGCTTTGCGATCGCTTGAGATGTTTTGCCTTTTGCCATTATCTCCAGATACTTTCCTAGTATGATAAACGAAATGAGCATGGCACTAGTCTCAAAGAAATCTACTCCCTTGAAATCAGGAGATGTTGCAGCTCTCAACACTGTGTATAACGAATAGAAATAAGCTGCATTTGTTCCCAGAGCAATCAGAACATCCATGTTAGCTGATCCTCGGCGTAAAGCCTTGTAAGAGCCAACATAGAATCTCCAGCCGATGATAAACTGTACAGGTGTAGCCAAAACCCACCTTATGATTTCTCCAACGGTGAGCATATTGATGACCTTAAACATTAGCAAATGTTTAATTCCAGGGATATACATAAAGACCATGGCTGTCAAAAACACTGGTACCGTAAAAACCAAACTCCAGAGAAACGACTTATAGTACTGCTTGATCTCTTCTTGCTTTTGAGACTCTCTGCCCACCCCTCCCTCGGAGAATACTGTTGCCTTGATGTGACCACTATGACCAAAGACAGTAGACTCTATCACACGAATGAAGTTCCTCGGCCCCGTCACATCAGGTTTGTACAACACAGATATCTTATCACTTCCATGGCTGATCTCAACACTCTGAACCCCAGGAAGTGCTTCAAGCGATCTTTCTATCATCGTCATTGCTTCATCAGTAAACTCGCCATCGATCTTCAAATCAATCTTGCTGACATCTTCGCCTGTGCTTATAAGAATCGCTTCAAATCCAGCATTATCTATCTCTTCCAGTAGTTTATCGTAACTCAGGAGCGTGGGATTATAATGAACTTCAGCTTCTTCAATTGCTAAGGCAACATGAGCTCTTTGTACACCATAAAGTGATTGCAGTACGCTTTCAATGGATGAAGAACATGAGGTACAAGTCATACCGTTTATTCTTATCCTGCATACTTGTCTGGACCTCTCATTCGCCTCATTTTCTATCAGTGATGCTTCAAATCCAGCATCTTCAATAGTCTCACGAATCGTCTCCACCTACCCAATCAGTACAACAATCCAGATTAAAATAGATAACGAAACCTATTATCCTAATTTACCATAGTAAATGAAACACGTTATCAAGTATGTTCAGGAAGTGAATCAACCAAGAGATACTCAACTCACTGTCAGAGAGAAATACGTTTTGATTCTTGTAAAGCCAAGCGTAATAAGGAGAGTATAAGGGTGCTTACTAAAGTAAACTAAGAACAGTTTTGATCAGTAGGAAAATATCGTTTTGTGACAAGGTCTGTTGCTAAGAAATTCACACAAAAGGTGAAGTTGCATAACTGATAAAGAAGCTTGGTTACGGCTTAGAGAATGAAGAGTTCTAGGGAGCAAAGAATGAGGGTTTAAAATGTCTCAAGTAACTTATTTAGATGAAGTTTCATGGCTGTTTCTTATGGAACAAGTTGGAAACCAACTCAATGGGTTTTATCAACAAACAACAATGAAAGCTCTAGCACTGTATTAGTGGGCGTCATAAGTAAAAAATTTCGAGGAATTCTACAGATATATACTTGCAGGCAGCTCAGAATGACATCATATTGCAGTTCATAAGATATATGAATGCAGGAAGGATAAACTTTGGATCAGCTTCCAACTGAGCTAAGGAGCTACGTGTGAGCAAGCTTCAAGCAGTTCTTAAATTGACAGAGTTACTACAGCCTGAGAAAGTGAGGATCTGAGAATGGACATGATAAGAGACTGTGAGCCAAATCAGAGGGTTTGATGTTACAACTGTGAACGAACGCAACAAGATTATTTATGTGACTAATTAAGGTAATGAGAgggttccaaaaaaaaaaaagtgacgATGGTAACTAATATTAAATCAATTCATAACCTATTGTGGTGGATCAAATATCGTCAACCTTCTTGATATTGTTAGAGATCaacattcaataaaaaaaaaactattcacaCGAATCCCATgaaaaatcaatataacagcTCGATCGATTCCAATATAACAATAAGAAGAAGCAGATATTGAATtttcaatcaaaaaaaaaagaagaaaaaaacttacatCGACAGAGGTAGGGTAGAACTGGATTTGAGCCCGGTTGTTGAGAGCGTCGATGACCGCTTCGTGAATCCCGGGAAGACGCTTGATCTCTTTCTCGATAGATCCAGCGCACGCGGAGCATGTCATCCCCGTGACGCGGAAAACCGCATCGGAGACCGCCTCCTCCTCGTCGATCTTAAGCACCGCCGTCTCCGACGGTGATCCATCTCCGCCGCCGCGTGGCCTGCTGTTTAGATGTTTCCGCAGCACAGGAGGGTAACGGCCGCTGAATCTCTCTTTGCGTATGCATGTGAGCGACAATAGCTTCGTGGCCATTGGGGGAGGAAAGACCAGGTGTTTAGTCGTTTACAATTTTGATTCCTTTTACGTTTATACTTTCGAATGGGGTAAGCTTTTTAAATATAGATCAGATGAGAGGGAAAAAGGAGTCGGTTGGTAAATGACAAAATATATGCGCCGATTAtataaatatccaaactatCGGGTTCTTTCCGTAAATACTCTCTTCTATCTAATTCTTTCAGTGAAATTAATTATGGTTATATGACAAAATTCTATTGCCaaagtatattatattataaagaaatatttttttaaaaaaaatatatagtaattttataacatttatatattagtaAGAATAggtaatataattttcatatttaaaataaaatagaaataaagaaaatgtttataatttaaaaaatactcaAATGTCTTAAAATAAGCATGAGAACTgtatttataacatattttactaatatgtaaaaataatcaGTGTTGACTGAACAAAATAATTTACTATTGTTTTCTGTGTGTTCTGATCTGTATTCCATTACTTAGTGGAAAATTTAATTGTTTCCCTTGCTgttatttcttaaatttaaaactgcagttttgtataaaaattatgattGGTGAATTAAAAGTGCCTTTACAAATACCATTTTAAATTCCGTAGTATGGTTTTGACCATTCACTGTCTAAATAAGTAAATAGTGACTGCCTTTATTAGGTTCTCTAAAATAATTGGTTGATTAAATAATTACAGTGCATTATGTCACTGTTATGACATCACATATTATGCGTTGAGCAATAATACATagtaaaattcaaattttaattcaaaatatttcaaaaatgaaTGGAAGAGAATATAATAATCtctctatttttaaataagtgTTACTTTagtatttttactttttttttgataaatactTTAGTATTTTTACttgtttcataaaaaatgttattctataattttaatgcaatttatatttatttttatctcaatattaattgcaaaatgcattgatcttataaataaatttatttatctaaaatactattggttaaccatatgaaataaataaaaatataattgtgtGTTCAactattttcttaatatgtatgaaaagtgTTTAATTGACACTGTTTATGAAACAGATCGTGAGTATCTGTAAACTGTATATAAACTATAGCCTGAAGCAATTTTActtgttcttgtttttcttttgcatcTTATTTTATTCTCCATTTGCAAGAAAAAAGGCAAGTAAATTCTTTCAAGTTACATATTTGGCATATGGCGGCGTACTATGCAACCGTTGCGTGCTAGAGAAacaatgtattttaaaaaaaaaattcaacggGAAATTTACTAATACATATCCAGTTTAAGGTAAGATGGAATCTATTATACCTGGCGGTCTGAGCTTTAATGGCACTCAACGTCGTGAGAACAGATAAGTAGTACCAACCATGAAATTGGCGGCTTTCTAAAATAGTCAAAGGACCTTTTTATTAAGATTGAATCCAACGTTTATGAGATTTCAATTCAACCAGCAAACTCTTTTGAAAATGGAAGACACCGTAAGTATAACATAAAGAAGCATCATACAAAGttccaaaaatatttcacaCTACACACATTCTTTAACTTCTCATAGAATttccaaatttaaaaaatcttttacaAACTCTATGTTTATCTCTTCCTTTACAAACACACTGTAAACACACACCCACCAAAACTAATCAAGAACAAAAGTAACACGTAAGAAACTCAGAACACACACTCGTCAAGATAAGAGAACAATAACAACTTTAAAACGTGTCGACTGATTTACATGAGTTGGGGTGGTGTTTTGGTTTTCCAGTTAGCCATTCGTCATCATTCAGCACTCATCACGAGTCAAGCGCGAGCTCAGCCCAAGCCAAAGAAGATGATCTAAGCTCTGCGGAAATCGACAAACTGATTCTACTCTCCAACGTCTCACATAACTCCTGCACTGATGGCTTGTTGTtattgttgctgttgttgttcgGATCCCTGTTCAAGCATTGCCTCGCCACCTCACACACCGTTTCAAGCTCTTCTTGGTTAAAATGCTTCAGCTCTGGATCCACCAAACTCGTCATTGCCTCTGGTGTTTCAAGATACTCCTTTGCCTGCAACAAATGTAACGAGGgtgtaaaaaaaaagaggagtTTACTCACAGCTTAAGGTATTTTCAGAGAGAATAGCTTCTTCTTTACCCATTCAATTAAGAAGCCTCTGTCTTTGCAGAAAGGAGGTCTTCCGCTCACAATCTCCAGCAAAAGAACACCAAATGCATATATATTACCAGACACATCCAGATATCGACTCTCCATTGCGTTTGGGAGCACGCATACCGCACCTTCACTGTTAATATTTCTCAAATTCTTCTCTGATCTCGCAAGAATCGTCTTCCAGCATTCAAAATCAACCAGCTGCATCATAGAAACATAAGCTTAACTGTATTGTTCAGATAACAAAGCTGGTCTCACTTTACTTTTTACCTTGGGAGTAAAATCTTCTGTAAGATAGATCGCGTTTGAGCTCAGCTCAGAGATTGTAAATGGAGGATCCAGTTCCATATGAAGGTACTTGAGACCGCGTGCAATGCCTATGACAATCTTCATCCGTCTTGCCCATGATACCAAAGCCGCTTCCCCATCTGCATCAGAACATTTATCATAGCAATGTTAATCTATAGTCTAAAACAGTATAGTATGATGCAACACAAAAGCTCTGATGAGGAAGTTGAGATTTTTACAGTGGAGGTGCTCGTATAGCGTTCCGTTTGATGCATACTCAAAAACAAGCATTCTTGCAAACGGTGAGGTCTCTTTGCAGTATCCCAGCAGTTTCCCTGCGTTCTCGTGGTTCAGTCTAGCCAAATCTGCAACCTGAAACAGTGCAAAAATGGCTTAGAAAAGGCTCAGTTTTTCTTTGTAACATGAGCAGAAGCTACCTCTCTCTGGAAATAGAGCTCGAGGTATCCGGTCCAATCTTCTTCTTTGACGCAAAGAGAGATCACAGCAATCTCAGGTCCACCTTTCATTGTTCCTTTATAGACCTGACTATCAGCAGATAAACCAATGATGTTGCTGAAGTCTTCACACGCCACCTCAAGCTCTTGCCTTGTGAATCTCGAGACATCCTTGAGCATTTCAGAATCTGGAGTAATAAGAGAACAAAAAGCCACACTTATTTTGAGTTGTTTGAATTGGAATGTTGGAAGATTTTTttggaaagatgatgatttctAACCAACGTAGACTGCGAACTTTTCCTTTAGGCTTGAAGATTTCTTCCAAGGAATGATGAGAGAAGGCCTGTTTTGCCAGCGGTGAACTGCTGAGAAAAGTGCAACCAGGCAGAACAAAGCGACCATTGATCCTGTGACTATCTCAAGCGCAAGAAGCCACTTAGGTCTTGATGTTTTATGATGCTTAGCCACAATTTCAGCTGACTGGTGCTTTGGTGGGGAGCTGGGACTTTCATGAGTTTTGACCAGCTGTGCGTTACCTGCCCCCACGGATTATTACATTTTAGTAAAAACCAAGACCAGCTGGGCCatgaaatgaaaacaaaaaagctATATCTTACACACCGCATTGGGAAGATGGTCTGTGCTTAAGATCCTTGTTTTGCATGCAGTTCCCTTGAAAGCTCGTCCTAGTTTTGACcataaaaaaaaggagaaactCTCAAGCAAAACTGGAGATGTCTAGAGCTCGAAAAAGACAACCTAGATGATAAGAATACCTTGGAAAGTGCTCCAAACACTTTGGAATGTTTCCCACAAAGAAGTTGTATGAAAAGTCAGCTACTTTCAACTGAGAAGACTTGCACAGACCAGCAGTATTAGCACTTGAATTTGAAGAAAACCTGCAACAGAGTTGAGTAAAACCAAAATCCCATTAAAACATTTGCCATTGCAGACAGAAGTGTTTCATACTATTTTGCTAAACTCACAATTTTGACGGATAGCCAGATGATCCAGCGGCGAGAAGACTTCCCTGAAGCCTATTCCTGTCGATATGAAGTTCTTTAAGGTACTTCAAGTTACCAATCTCTGAAGGCAGCTTTCCCGTTAAACCATTGGACTGAAGGTTTCTGCAAAATGTGAAACAAAAGCGTCATTATGAAGAAAAGGTATTGAAACCGTCAGTTTTGGTTGCTGTAAAAGGTTGAGTCTTTTTATTACATGATGATAATGCTGGACAAACTCCCGACCTCAGCGGGGATAGGACCCATGAGATGATTGTTTCCTAAGTCCAAGATCTTGAGATTACTCAACTTGCCAATCTCCTTTGGTATTGTCCCGAGTAGAAGGTTCCCATGTAAGACTCTACCAGAAGCATTCAATGATTGTCAAAATCACAAACatcaaactatatattatgTCAAGAGAGAGATGGAAAGCGTACAGTTCCTGAAGGAAGGTTAATTGACACAACTCAGGCGCAAGAAACCCTTTAATAGATGAAGCAGATATGTTTCTGCACACGAAAAGAAAGATCAAAATCAACAAGCCAAATCTCACTCATAAAAGAAGTGATGTTGTTGCAGATAAAGAGAGTGTTACATCTTGATGACATGGTCTTTAGAGGGAGAGCAAGTAACGCCGGACCAAGCGCAAGGATGTGAATTGGGGTCGTTCCAGTTAGACATAACTAGGAAAGGGTCTTCATAGATTGCTTCCTTGAATCTTCTTAGAGCTTCAACTGTACACAGAGAGTTAGAGAGAtgattttgtataaattaaaaGCTTTTAACTTTGACAGATTCTACTGATTTTCTCGGGAAACAAATAtagtaatcttttttttttctcatggTCGATTGAGATGTCTAGACTAAGGTTGGAGAAAACGATTCGATCCAAAGAATCTGAGATCTGGGTGGGTTTAAGCAGATAAACAGTACCTTCGTTAGAGGCGAAGGCATCAcaggagatgaagaagaggcCAAGAAGAAGAGACAGCCGTAGAAGAGGTAAAGAACAACAGTTCGatctcattttctttctttctggaGATTCACTCTCAAGTTCGACTCATTAAAGACGGCAACTTTCGTGGAGTACTACTCTGAAGAAACAGAGATGTTTGAGCTCCAAGATtagcaaagagagaaagagagaatgaAATTGTAGAGATTAGAGGATTTAGCTAATATCCTATCAAAGGAAACTCACTTGAAAAGGGGAAAAAAGAAAGTTGGAGAATTAGCAGAGATGGTGAAGTGTggggtgagagagagagagagagacttggATTCAAAGACAGGTCTTTTGTTTCATTGGATGGTAGAAAAtgtcttttaaaatataaattaaaataatagcataataaatctataaatattgcaatgaaataatttataacaatttttataagtTCAAgttcatataataataatagtaacaAATTATGtgacaaaaaataattctaGTACTGATCAGGatatatccaaatatttataaatcagGAATTGATTTGTACTACCATTCAGATATCTACAATTGTATTCTTTTGCGTGAAATTTCAATCGtaattgctatttttattttatacataatgGCAAATCACTACCGTATCTGTTAAAATCGTATCATATTTTTTACGAGTACAAATTGTTTTTAGAAATGATTTGTTTCAGGCTTTACTACAAATAACAAGAATATATACACGCTAGCTTTTGATTCCAATCGCAAAAAGTCTATCTAGAATAGTGTTGGAAATTTTgcccacaaaaaaaaagaatagtgtttgaaattatcaaatttcGTTGGGTGATTCTTAAATATAGAGTATAGTATTGTTGCTAATCATTGAAGTAATAGCGCGTTAAATGATTTAACTTGAATCATTAAGAACATCTCTGTGGTACGGTGATCTAGGCTCCTGTTAGGCTAGCTATTGGTATGGTGGGACATACAGTACTTCCGTAGTCCGTATATGTCATCTATGAATTGTATTTTAATCAGTCGTTGAACATATACATGCAAGTTGCAACGCTAGAGCGTTTTTACGATCTAATGAtaagtggattttttttttggtcaacatgaCAAGTAGATTTATAtcgtaatttttataaaaaggaaGAAATAAAATCTGTTCACCGTGAGAAAAAACTGTAAAAGAGTAATTTAAATATACTCTTCTTttacataaaacttttttttaatcaaagttTGCATAAATtattagaagtttttttttttggtcaacattcAATACTTGCAATGAGTTGTGTTCCTATATATAATACTACTCCACTATTATAGTGAGGGTAAAAGAGTCCGTCAGAATTTACGCCACCAATCGTGCGAGCTTATGCTTGGAGGTTTATATTGATTGAGATCTGTCGCAAACATATTGTTTCAActattatttttggatatataacCATGTAGATTCATAATAGGAAAATGCATCAAATGGAGACAAAGTCGATTCAGTGAGGGGTCGTCCAAGGATATTTACCAAGTAGCTTTCAGTTTTGACTCGTAAGAGTTGTGCTTTGTTGTATACTCTCCTTTTTGTAAGGGGCAGTTGtctcaaataattataaaataggtttctttattaaaaaatctacaaggagaaaaatgaataaaaaatgttttattaaaaagccAAAAACTCTTATATCCTTACTTAatagatatatagatataaataat
Coding sequences:
- the LOC130505906 gene encoding probable copper-transporting ATPase HMA5; its protein translation is MATKLLSLTCIRKERFSGRYPPVLRKHLNSRPRGGGDGSPSETAVLKIDEEEAVSDAVFRVTGMTCSACAGSIEKEIKRLPGIHEAVIDALNNRAQIQFYPTSVDVETIRETIEDAGFEASLIENEANERSRQVCRIRINGMTCTSCSSSIESVLQSLYGVQRAHVALAIEEAEVHYNPTLLSYDKLLEEIDNAGFEAILISTGEDVSKIDLKIDGEFTDEAMTMIERSLEALPGVQSVEISHGSDKISVLYKPDVTGPRNFIRVIESTVFGHSGHIKATVFSEGGVGRESQKQEEIKQYYKSFLWSLVFTVPVFLTAMVFMYIPGIKHLLMFKVINMLTVGEIIRWVLATPVQFIIGWRFYVGSYKALRRGSANMDVLIALGTNAAYFYSLYTVLRAATSPDFKGVDFFETSAMLISFIILGKYLEIMAKGKTSQAIAKLMNLAPDTAILLTVDEEGNVTGEEEIDGRLIQKNDVIKIVPGAKVASDGYVIWGQSHVNESMITGEARPVAKRKGDTVIGGTLNENGVLHIKVTRVGSESALAQIVRLVESAQLAKAPVQKLADRISKFFVPLVIFLSFSTWLAWFLAGKLHWYPESWIPSSMDSFELALQFGISVMVIACPCALGLATPTAVMVGTGVGASQGVLIKGGQALERAHKVNCIVFDKTGTLTMGKPVVVKTKLLKNMVLREFYELVAATEVNSEHPLAKAIVEYAKKFRDDEENPTWPEARDFVSITGTGVRATVKGREIMVGNKSLMSGYKVTITADAEELLAEAEEMAQTGILVSIDNELTGVLAVSDPVKPSAREAISILKSMNIKSIMVTGDNWGTANSIAREVGIDSVIAEAKPEQKAEKVKELQAAGHVVAMVGDGVNDSPALVAADVGMAIGAGTDIAIEAADIVLMKSNLEDVITAIDLSRKTFSRIRLNYVWALGYNLMGIPIAAGVLFPSTRFRLPPWIAGAAMAASSVSVVCCSLLLKNYKRPKRLDSLAIREVQVERV
- the LOC130505908 gene encoding probable LRR receptor-like serine/threonine-protein kinase At1g63430 encodes the protein MRSNCCSLPLLRLSLLLGLFFISCDAFASNEVEALRRFKEAIYEDPFLVMSNWNDPNSHPCAWSGVTCSPSKDHVIKINISASSIKGFLAPELCQLTFLQELVLHGNLLLGTIPKEIGKLSNLKILDLGNNHLMGPIPAEVGSLSSIIIINLQSNGLTGKLPSEIGNLKYLKELHIDRNRLQGSLLAAGSSGYPSKLFSSNSSANTAGLCKSSQLKVADFSYNFFVGNIPKCLEHFPRTSFQGNCMQNKDLKHRPSSQCGNAQLVKTHESPSSPPKHQSAEIVAKHHKTSRPKWLLALEIVTGSMVALFCLVALFSAVHRWQNRPSLIIPWKKSSSLKEKFAVYVDSEMLKDVSRFTRQELEVACEDFSNIIGLSADSQVYKGTMKGGPEIAVISLCVKEEDWTGYLELYFQREVADLARLNHENAGKLLGYCKETSPFARMLVFEYASNGTLYEHLHYGEAALVSWARRMKIVIGIARGLKYLHMELDPPFTISELSSNAIYLTEDFTPKLVDFECWKTILARSEKNLRNINSEGAVCVLPNAMESRYLDVSGNIYAFGVLLLEIVSGRPPFCKDRGFLIEWAKEYLETPEAMTSLVDPELKHFNQEELETVCEVARQCLNRDPNNNSNNNNKPSVQELCETLESRISLSISAELRSSSLAWAELALDS